The following are from one region of the Streptomyces tuirus genome:
- the pepN gene encoding aminopeptidase N yields the protein MSVLTRDEAQTRAELLDVHHYTIELDLTRGDDTFDSRTLIRFAARVDGDTFVELKPAELRSVTLDGHPLDPETLDGNRLPLKNLTAGEHELRVDARMRYSRTGEGMHRFTDPTDGETYVYTQLFLDDVQRVFAAFDQPDLKAVFDLSVKAPQDWTVLTNGITEQADGVWKAAPTPLISTYLVAVAAGPWHSVRTEHRGLPFGIHCRRSLAPHLDADADELLDITRACFDRYHEKFDEPYPFDSYDQAFVPEFNAGAMENPGLVTFRDEFVYRSAVTDTERQTRAMVIAHEMAHMWFGDLVTLKWWDDIWLNESFAEYMGYQTLTEATRFTDTWTDFGVTRKSWGYDADQRPSTHPVAPEAVDDTASALLNFDGISYAKGASALRQLVAWLGEKDFLAGINTHIARHKFANATLADFIDNLAAATDRDVHAWADAWLRTTGVDTLTPRIAPGEHGTCALTVDRAGSRPHRVAAGLYDRDLGDDGGQLVLRERLHLDLPHTDAHSIGKRPALLLLNDGDLSYAKVRFDPESFETVRKELSGLPEPLTRAVVWNALRDAVRDGELAPGSYLETARAHLPLETDLAIVQGVLAFASTHITDRYLTPEERPAALATLSDLCRDLIRRTEDGDNPGLRLIAVRHRIDVAAHPDTIAAWLADGTVPGGPELDPELRWRVLARLAVLGATDEAAIAAELERDPSATGQEGAARCRAALPDPEAKARAWQAMFGSDDLSNYLFTATARGFWQPEQADLVREYVGRYYADAVAVADRRGPAMAEAAGRWAFPAHAVDTETLRLGEACLRDADPSPALRRKLADQLDDLARALRVRQA from the coding sequence ATGTCCGTACTGACGCGCGACGAAGCGCAGACCCGAGCAGAGCTCCTCGACGTCCACCACTACACGATCGAACTCGACCTGACCCGCGGAGACGACACCTTCGACTCCCGCACCCTGATCAGGTTCGCTGCCCGCGTGGACGGGGACACCTTCGTCGAGCTCAAGCCCGCCGAGCTGCGCTCCGTCACCCTCGACGGACACCCCCTCGACCCGGAGACCCTCGACGGCAACCGGCTCCCGCTGAAGAACCTCACCGCCGGCGAACACGAACTGCGCGTCGACGCCCGCATGCGCTACTCCCGCACCGGCGAGGGCATGCACCGCTTCACCGACCCCACCGACGGCGAGACCTACGTCTACACCCAGCTCTTCCTGGACGACGTCCAGCGGGTCTTCGCCGCCTTCGACCAGCCCGACCTGAAGGCCGTCTTCGACCTGTCGGTGAAGGCCCCGCAGGACTGGACCGTCCTCACCAACGGCATCACCGAACAGGCCGACGGCGTATGGAAGGCGGCCCCCACACCGCTCATCTCCACCTACCTCGTCGCCGTCGCCGCCGGCCCCTGGCACTCCGTGCGCACCGAGCACCGCGGCCTGCCCTTCGGCATCCACTGCCGCCGCTCCCTCGCCCCCCACCTGGACGCCGACGCCGACGAACTCCTCGACATCACGCGCGCCTGCTTCGACCGCTACCACGAGAAGTTCGACGAGCCCTACCCGTTCGACTCCTACGACCAGGCCTTCGTCCCCGAGTTCAACGCCGGCGCCATGGAGAACCCGGGCCTGGTCACCTTCCGCGACGAATTCGTCTACCGCTCCGCCGTCACCGACACCGAACGCCAGACCCGCGCCATGGTCATCGCCCACGAGATGGCCCACATGTGGTTCGGCGACCTCGTCACCCTCAAGTGGTGGGACGACATCTGGCTGAACGAGTCCTTCGCCGAGTACATGGGCTACCAGACCCTCACCGAGGCCACCCGCTTCACCGACACCTGGACCGACTTCGGCGTCACCCGCAAGTCCTGGGGCTACGACGCCGACCAGCGCCCCTCCACCCACCCCGTCGCCCCCGAAGCCGTCGACGACACCGCCTCCGCGCTGCTCAACTTCGACGGCATCTCCTACGCCAAGGGCGCCAGCGCGCTGCGGCAACTGGTCGCCTGGCTCGGCGAGAAGGACTTCCTCGCCGGCATCAACACCCACATCGCCCGGCACAAGTTCGCCAACGCCACCCTCGCCGACTTCATCGACAACCTCGCCGCGGCCACCGACCGCGACGTCCACGCCTGGGCCGACGCCTGGCTGCGCACCACCGGCGTCGACACCCTCACCCCGCGCATCGCCCCCGGCGAGCACGGCACCTGCGCCCTCACCGTCGACCGCGCCGGCAGCCGCCCGCACCGCGTCGCCGCCGGCCTCTACGACCGGGACCTCGGCGACGACGGCGGACAGCTCGTCCTGCGCGAACGCCTCCACCTGGACCTCCCGCACACCGACGCCCACTCCATCGGCAAGCGGCCCGCCCTGCTCCTCCTCAACGACGGCGACCTCAGCTACGCCAAGGTCCGCTTCGACCCCGAGTCCTTCGAGACCGTCCGCAAGGAGCTGTCCGGCCTGCCCGAACCGCTCACCCGCGCGGTCGTCTGGAACGCCCTGCGGGACGCCGTCCGCGACGGCGAACTCGCCCCCGGCTCCTACCTGGAGACCGCCCGCGCCCACCTCCCGCTGGAGACGGACCTCGCCATCGTCCAAGGCGTCCTCGCCTTCGCCTCCACCCACATCACCGACCGCTACCTCACCCCCGAGGAGCGGCCCGCCGCCCTCGCCACCCTCTCCGACCTCTGCCGCGACCTCATCCGCCGCACCGAGGACGGCGACAACCCCGGCCTGCGCCTGATCGCCGTACGCCACCGCATCGACGTCGCCGCCCACCCCGACACCATCGCCGCCTGGCTCGCCGACGGCACCGTCCCCGGCGGCCCGGAACTCGACCCGGAGCTGCGCTGGCGCGTCCTCGCCCGGCTCGCCGTCCTCGGCGCCACCGACGAGGCCGCCATCGCCGCCGAACTGGAACGCGACCCGAGCGCCACCGGCCAGGAGGGCGCCGCCCGCTGCCGGGCCGCCCTGCCCGACCCGGAGGCCAAGGCCCGCGCCTGGCAGGCGATGTTCGGCTCCGACGACCTGTCCAACTACCTCTTCACCGCCACCGCCCGCGGCTTCTGGCAGCCCGAACAGGCCGACCTGGTACGCGAGTACGTCGGGCGCTACTACGCCGACGCGGTCGCCGTCGCCGACCGCCGCGGCCCCGCCATGGCAGAGGCCGCGGGCCGCTGGGCCTTCCCCGCGCACGCCGTCGACACCGAAACCCTCCGCCTCGGCGAGGCCTGCCTGCGCGACGCCGACCCCAGCCCCGCGCTCCGCCGCAAACTCGCCGACCAACTGGACGACCTGGCCAGGGCGTTGCGGGTACGCCAGGCGTAG
- a CDS encoding lysine N(6)-hydroxylase/L-ornithine N(5)-oxygenase family protein yields MNPAPAPGPDAPRDLVGIGIGPANLSLAALAHPLDGLDTVFYDQRPAFGWHPGLLIEGATIQVPFLADLVSLTDPTSPWTFLNYLRSRERLFPFYFAERFHIQRAEYDAYCRWVCENLPGLHFGHQIDAVRWNPERDVFEVDYTQLDTDGEAEALGRTYTRNVVLGIGTEPYVPDPLKPLVDAPGVPVVHAADYLDHRAALLAAGHVTVVGTGQSGAEIFLDLLRNRPAGHEKLHWLGRTEAFAPMEYSKLGLEHFTPDHTRYFHALPESTRDRLVEGQWQLHKGIDATTIAAVHDELYRRTLHGGWPDAVLTPGVRVRTAGRVATTKIELHLEHPLQDSRSRLTTDAVVLATGYRERPLDRILAGLDPYMRRDNQERPRIDEDHRLVLDPSVTGTVYVQNAETHTHGVGAPDLGLAAWRSAIILNSLTGGEAYALPGRTAFTTFGLTQRRHVPPPREAPALTPLVDDRR; encoded by the coding sequence ATGAACCCCGCCCCGGCCCCCGGACCCGACGCCCCCCGCGACCTCGTCGGCATCGGCATCGGCCCCGCCAACCTCTCCCTCGCCGCGCTCGCCCACCCCCTCGACGGCCTCGACACCGTCTTCTACGACCAGCGCCCCGCCTTCGGCTGGCACCCCGGCCTGCTCATCGAAGGCGCCACCATCCAGGTCCCGTTCCTCGCCGACCTGGTGTCCCTCACCGACCCCACCAGCCCCTGGACCTTCCTCAACTACCTCCGGTCCCGCGAGCGGCTGTTCCCCTTCTACTTCGCCGAGCGCTTCCACATCCAGCGCGCCGAGTACGACGCCTACTGCCGCTGGGTCTGCGAAAACCTCCCCGGCCTGCACTTCGGCCACCAGATCGACGCCGTCCGCTGGAACCCCGAACGCGACGTCTTCGAGGTCGACTACACCCAGCTCGACACCGACGGAGAAGCCGAGGCCCTCGGCCGCACCTACACCCGCAACGTCGTCCTCGGCATCGGCACCGAGCCCTACGTCCCCGACCCGCTCAAGCCCCTCGTCGACGCCCCCGGCGTACCCGTCGTCCACGCAGCCGACTACCTCGACCACCGCGCCGCCCTGCTCGCCGCCGGCCACGTCACCGTCGTCGGCACCGGACAGTCCGGCGCCGAGATCTTCCTCGACCTGCTCCGCAACAGGCCCGCCGGACACGAGAAACTGCACTGGCTGGGCCGCACGGAGGCCTTCGCCCCCATGGAGTACTCCAAGCTCGGCCTGGAGCACTTCACCCCCGACCACACCCGCTACTTCCACGCCCTGCCCGAATCCACCCGCGACCGGCTCGTCGAGGGCCAGTGGCAGCTGCACAAGGGCATCGACGCCACCACCATCGCCGCCGTCCACGACGAGCTGTACCGCCGCACCCTGCACGGCGGCTGGCCCGACGCCGTCCTCACCCCCGGCGTCCGCGTCCGCACCGCCGGCCGCGTCGCGACGACCAAAATCGAACTGCACCTGGAACACCCCCTCCAGGACAGCCGCTCCCGCCTCACCACCGACGCCGTCGTCCTCGCCACCGGCTACCGCGAGCGCCCCCTCGACCGGATCCTCGCCGGCCTCGACCCCTACATGCGCCGCGACAACCAGGAGCGCCCCCGCATCGACGAGGACCACCGGCTCGTCCTCGACCCGTCCGTCACCGGCACGGTGTACGTCCAGAACGCCGAGACCCACACCCACGGCGTCGGCGCCCCCGACCTCGGCCTCGCCGCCTGGCGCAGCGCCATCATCCTCAACTCCCTGACGGGCGGCGAGGCCTACGCCCTCCCCGGCCGCACCGCCTTCACCACCTTCGGCCTCACCCAGCGCCGGCACGTCCCGCCGCCCCGCGAGGCACCGGCCCTGACCCCGCTGGTCGACGACCGAAGGTGA
- a CDS encoding response regulator, whose amino-acid sequence MPSDTSILIVDDHEDTLYALESALAPLGYRLARATSGDEALKQVLRGQVGLLLLDVRMPGVSGLEVVRYMRRVEQTQHIPVILLTGFGADHELTTAAFGLGVADLVLKPVDPWALRTKVRYLYDAHRRHLALEREVRRLRALTGEHTETAAHPRPGLPHPDARVPTQRPMGAHAGELEKDRT is encoded by the coding sequence ATGCCGTCGGATACCAGCATCCTCATCGTCGACGACCACGAGGACACGCTCTACGCGCTGGAGAGCGCCCTGGCCCCGCTGGGCTACCGGCTCGCCCGGGCCACCAGCGGCGACGAAGCGCTCAAACAGGTGCTGCGCGGCCAGGTCGGCCTGCTCCTGCTCGACGTGCGCATGCCCGGCGTCAGCGGCCTGGAGGTCGTGCGCTACATGCGGCGCGTGGAGCAGACCCAGCACATCCCCGTGATCCTCCTCACCGGCTTCGGCGCCGACCACGAACTGACCACCGCCGCCTTCGGACTGGGCGTCGCCGACCTCGTCCTGAAGCCCGTGGACCCCTGGGCCCTGCGCACCAAGGTCCGCTACCTCTACGACGCCCACCGGCGCCACCTCGCCCTCGAACGGGAAGTGCGCCGCCTGCGCGCCCTCACCGGGGAGCACACCGAAACCGCCGCCCACCCCCGCCCCGGACTGCCGCACCCCGACGCGCGCGTACCCACACAGCGGCCCATGGGGGCGCACGCCGGGGAGCTGGAAAAGGACCGCACGTAG
- a CDS encoding pyridoxal phosphate-dependent decarboxylase family protein, producing MSTPPLASGHEHPHALRPLLDTVLEALDTGARARGGPLPAGGPEAVAGRIREAAGDILPDRGDPHALRTLVHAFAATAADPAHPLCAAHLHCPPLAVAAAADLAASALNPSMDSWDQAPGASELERLIATALAREVHPAGTPDSLVTTGGTESNQLALLLAREAHGGSVRLVCGANAHHSLPRAAWLLGLPEPVVVPAPGGTLDPEALDATLTRLSGPLIVAATAGTTDAGLIDPLPEIAAHCAAHGARLHVDAAYGGGLLFSDRHRTRLTGLDAAATVTLDLHKLGWQPVAAGLLTVRDTHDLTALRQRADYLNADDDTEAGLPDLLGRSLRTTRRPDILKLAVTLKTLGRSGLGALVDQVCAHARQFAALVDAHPDFELHAPPVISTVLFRPTGATSATVAAVRRTLLTDGSAVLGRARLDGRLWLKATLLNPVTGPDDLAALLHLAAASRATLVEGHTPR from the coding sequence ATGAGCACGCCGCCCCTCGCCTCAGGCCACGAACACCCCCACGCCCTGCGGCCGTTGCTCGACACCGTCCTCGAAGCGCTGGACACCGGCGCCCGGGCACGGGGCGGGCCCCTGCCGGCGGGCGGTCCGGAAGCCGTCGCGGGCCGGATCCGGGAAGCGGCCGGAGACATCCTCCCCGACCGCGGCGACCCGCACGCCCTCCGCACCCTGGTCCACGCCTTCGCCGCGACCGCCGCCGACCCCGCCCACCCCCTGTGCGCCGCCCACCTCCACTGCCCGCCGCTCGCCGTCGCCGCGGCCGCCGACCTCGCCGCCTCCGCCCTCAACCCGTCGATGGACTCGTGGGACCAGGCACCGGGCGCGTCCGAACTGGAACGGCTGATCGCCACCGCACTGGCCCGCGAGGTCCACCCGGCCGGCACCCCCGACTCCCTCGTCACCACCGGCGGCACCGAATCCAACCAACTCGCCCTGCTCCTCGCCCGGGAGGCCCACGGCGGATCCGTCCGGCTCGTGTGCGGGGCCAACGCCCACCACTCGCTGCCCCGCGCCGCCTGGCTGCTCGGCCTGCCCGAACCCGTCGTCGTACCCGCCCCGGGCGGAACGCTCGACCCCGAAGCGCTCGACGCGACCCTCACCCGCCTGAGCGGCCCGCTGATCGTCGCCGCCACCGCCGGCACCACCGACGCCGGACTCATCGACCCGCTGCCCGAGATCGCCGCCCACTGCGCGGCACACGGCGCCCGGCTGCACGTGGACGCCGCCTACGGCGGAGGCCTCCTCTTCAGCGACCGGCACCGCACCCGCCTCACCGGGCTCGACGCCGCCGCCACCGTCACCCTCGACCTGCACAAACTCGGCTGGCAGCCCGTCGCCGCAGGACTCCTCACCGTCCGCGACACCCACGACCTCACCGCCCTGCGGCAACGCGCCGACTACCTCAACGCCGACGACGACACCGAAGCCGGACTGCCCGACCTCCTCGGCCGGTCCCTGCGCACCACCCGCCGCCCCGACATCCTCAAACTCGCCGTCACCCTCAAAACCCTCGGACGCAGCGGCCTCGGCGCGCTCGTCGACCAGGTCTGCGCCCACGCCCGCCAGTTCGCCGCCCTCGTCGACGCCCACCCCGACTTCGAACTGCACGCCCCGCCCGTCATCAGCACCGTGCTGTTCCGCCCCACCGGCGCCACCAGCGCCACCGTCGCCGCCGTACGCCGCACGCTGCTCACCGACGGCTCCGCCGTCCTCGGCCGGGCCCGCCTCGACGGGCGGCTCTGGCTCAAGGCCACCCTCCTCAACCCCGTCACCGGGCCCGACGACCTGGCCGCCCTGCTGCACCTCGCGGCAGCGAGCCGAGCCACCCTCGTGGAAGGACACACCCCCCGATGA
- a CDS encoding bifunctional metallophosphatase/5'-nucleotidase: MPLNRRKFLEKSAVTGAGVALAGAVSAPGAQAAEAKPGAKRYAFTVLGTTDLHGNVFNWDYFTDKEFDDKDHNDVGLAKVSTLVNRVRAEKGRRNTLLIDAGDTIQGTQLSYYYAKVDPITAKGGPVHPMAQAMNAMEYDAAALGNHEFNYGIPVLRKFEQQCRFPLLGANALDAKTLRPAFAPYSMHRLRTPHGRDVKVAVLGLTNPGIAIWDKANVQGRMTFPGLEEQAAKWVPKLRSMGADVVIVSAHSGSSGTSSYGDQLPYIENAAGLVAEQVPGIDAILVGHAHTEIPEYFVTNKKTGKRVVLSEPLKWGQRLTLFDFELVWEKGCWAVEKVGAKVLNSNTVEEDPKITKLLADEHEKVVAYVNQVIGTNAAEMTSAEAPYKDVPIIDLINHIQADTVKQALAGTEHAALPVLSQAACFSRSARIPAGEVTIRDVAGLYVFENTLEARLMTGAQMKAYLEFSANYFVQTAPDAAVDPAKLTNANGTPDYNYDVVSGLSYEIDIARPAGSRVTNVRFEGQPLADDATFVFAVNNYRANGGGNFPHVAAAQLVWSNSDEIRNTMIAWVKAKGSIDPAVFAGVDWKLTRNGTPVF, from the coding sequence ATGCCGTTGAACCGCCGGAAGTTCCTGGAGAAGTCCGCCGTGACCGGGGCGGGGGTGGCACTGGCCGGTGCGGTCTCGGCGCCGGGTGCGCAGGCGGCCGAGGCGAAGCCGGGTGCCAAGCGGTACGCGTTCACCGTGCTGGGGACGACGGACCTGCACGGCAACGTCTTCAACTGGGACTACTTCACGGACAAGGAGTTCGACGACAAGGACCACAACGACGTCGGTCTGGCGAAGGTCTCGACGCTGGTGAACCGGGTCCGTGCGGAGAAGGGCCGCCGCAACACGCTGCTGATCGACGCGGGCGACACGATCCAGGGAACGCAGCTGTCGTACTACTACGCCAAGGTCGACCCGATCACCGCCAAGGGCGGCCCGGTGCACCCGATGGCGCAGGCGATGAACGCCATGGAGTACGACGCGGCGGCGCTCGGCAATCACGAGTTCAACTACGGCATTCCGGTGCTGCGGAAGTTCGAGCAGCAGTGCCGTTTCCCGCTGCTGGGGGCGAACGCGCTGGACGCGAAGACGCTGCGGCCGGCGTTCGCGCCGTACAGCATGCACCGGCTGCGTACGCCGCACGGGCGGGACGTGAAGGTGGCGGTGCTGGGGCTGACCAACCCGGGCATCGCGATCTGGGACAAGGCGAACGTGCAGGGCAGGATGACGTTCCCGGGTCTGGAGGAGCAGGCGGCGAAGTGGGTGCCGAAGCTGCGGTCGATGGGCGCGGACGTGGTGATCGTGTCGGCGCACAGCGGTTCGTCGGGGACGTCGTCCTACGGTGACCAGTTGCCGTACATCGAGAACGCGGCGGGTCTGGTGGCGGAGCAGGTGCCGGGGATCGACGCGATCCTGGTCGGGCACGCGCACACGGAGATTCCCGAGTACTTCGTCACGAACAAGAAGACGGGCAAGCGGGTCGTGCTGTCGGAGCCGCTGAAGTGGGGGCAGCGGCTGACGCTGTTCGACTTCGAGCTGGTCTGGGAGAAGGGCTGCTGGGCGGTCGAGAAGGTGGGCGCGAAGGTCCTGAACTCCAACACGGTGGAGGAGGACCCGAAGATCACGAAGCTGCTCGCGGACGAGCACGAGAAGGTCGTGGCGTACGTCAACCAGGTCATCGGCACCAACGCGGCGGAGATGACGTCGGCCGAGGCGCCGTACAAGGACGTGCCGATCATCGATCTGATCAACCACATCCAGGCCGACACGGTGAAGCAGGCGCTGGCGGGGACGGAGCACGCCGCGCTGCCGGTGCTGTCGCAGGCGGCGTGCTTCTCGCGCAGTGCCCGGATCCCGGCGGGCGAGGTGACGATCCGGGACGTGGCGGGTCTGTACGTCTTCGAGAACACGCTGGAGGCGCGTCTGATGACGGGTGCGCAGATGAAGGCGTACCTGGAGTTCTCGGCGAACTACTTCGTGCAGACGGCGCCGGACGCGGCGGTGGATCCGGCGAAGCTGACGAACGCGAACGGCACGCCGGACTACAACTACGACGTGGTGAGCGGTCTGTCGTACGAGATCGACATCGCCAGGCCGGCCGGTTCCCGGGTGACGAATGTGCGGTTCGAGGGGCAGCCGCTCGCGGACGACGCGACGTTCGTGTTCGCGGTGAACAACTACCGGGCCAACGGCGGCGGTAACTTCCCGCATGTCGCCGCGGCCCAGCTGGTGTGGTCGAACTCGGACGAGATCCGCAACACCATGATCGCCTGGGTGAAGGCGAAGGGGTCGATCGACCCGGCCGTGTTCGCGGGGGTCGACTGGAAGCTCACCCGTAACGGCACGCCCGTCTTCTGA
- a CDS encoding SIMPL domain-containing protein, producing the protein MTAATPDAPQPAVPYGTPEAPRIAVRGEARLEVDPEIARIGITVAARGRDRRSALDDLTRRNAGILDLVKSYGDAVERLETGAFSITPELTKHGRGERVRTYHGSVRVTAELTDFTALGELTTRLADLELTRLDGPWWALRPDSPAHREARKQAVHEAVQRAREYAEALGTSLSALVELADIGAETAPPAHPQAPGRMRSAAFAGATEDTPAPLDLEPQRQRVHAQINARFTMVPPRL; encoded by the coding sequence ATGACCGCGGCCACCCCAGACGCCCCCCAGCCCGCCGTCCCCTACGGAACACCTGAGGCCCCCCGCATCGCCGTCCGCGGCGAAGCCCGCCTCGAAGTCGACCCCGAGATCGCCCGCATCGGCATCACCGTCGCCGCCCGCGGCCGCGACCGCCGCTCCGCCCTCGACGACCTCACCCGCCGCAACGCCGGCATCCTCGACCTCGTCAAGTCCTACGGCGACGCCGTCGAACGCCTGGAGACCGGCGCCTTCTCCATCACCCCCGAACTCACCAAACACGGCCGCGGCGAACGCGTCCGCACCTACCACGGCAGCGTCCGCGTCACCGCCGAACTCACCGACTTCACCGCCCTCGGCGAACTCACCACCCGCCTCGCCGACCTCGAACTCACCCGCCTCGACGGCCCCTGGTGGGCCCTGCGCCCCGACTCACCCGCCCACCGCGAGGCCAGGAAGCAGGCCGTGCACGAAGCCGTCCAACGCGCCCGCGAGTACGCCGAAGCCCTCGGCACCAGCCTCTCCGCCCTCGTCGAACTCGCCGACATCGGCGCCGAGACCGCCCCGCCGGCCCACCCCCAGGCCCCCGGCCGCATGCGCTCCGCGGCCTTCGCCGGAGCCACCGAGGACACCCCCGCCCCCCTCGACCTCGAACCCCAGCGCCAACGCGTCCACGCCCAGATCAACGCCCGCTTCACGATGGTGCCGCCGCGGCTGTAG
- a CDS encoding helix-turn-helix domain-containing protein — MNFHGTDVRQKAITLLRGGVRNAEVARSLNVPLGTVGYWKHLDRAKRGECPGRHDPKCPRCDGRDLDEPAYSYLLGLYLGDGHISHYSEHRVPNLMIACTESWPGLMDDCEQAMRAVFPDNSVCRVRKTGCRNVKVYSKHLHCLFPQHGPGKKHERRIVLEPWQQDIVDAHPWEFIRGLIHSDGCRITNWTTRMVAGEQKRYEYPRYFFTNVSDDIRRLYTDTLDTLRVEWTLCARNGDPFNISVARKASVALMDAHVGPKY; from the coding sequence ATGAACTTCCATGGCACTGACGTGCGACAGAAAGCCATCACCCTGCTGCGCGGCGGCGTGAGGAACGCGGAAGTGGCCCGTAGCCTCAACGTGCCGCTGGGGACGGTCGGCTACTGGAAACACCTCGACCGCGCCAAGCGCGGCGAGTGTCCCGGCCGCCACGATCCGAAGTGCCCCCGGTGCGACGGGCGAGATCTGGACGAGCCTGCCTATTCCTACCTGCTGGGCTTGTATCTCGGGGACGGTCACATCAGCCATTACTCCGAGCACCGCGTGCCCAACCTCATGATCGCCTGCACGGAGTCATGGCCTGGACTCATGGACGACTGCGAACAGGCCATGCGTGCGGTCTTCCCCGACAATTCCGTCTGCCGTGTCCGCAAGACCGGCTGCCGCAACGTGAAGGTCTACTCGAAGCACCTGCACTGTCTTTTCCCGCAGCACGGCCCCGGCAAGAAGCACGAGCGGCGTATCGTCCTCGAACCCTGGCAGCAGGACATCGTGGACGCCCATCCCTGGGAATTCATCCGCGGGCTCATTCACTCCGACGGGTGCCGGATCACGAACTGGACGACCCGCATGGTGGCCGGTGAGCAGAAGCGCTACGAATATCCCCGGTACTTCTTCACCAATGTCTCCGATGACATCCGGCGGCTCTACACGGACACCCTGGACACGCTCCGCGTCGAGTGGACGCTCTGCGCCCGCAACGGCGACCCGTTCAACATCTCCGTCGCCCGCAAAGCCTCCGTAGCCCTCATGGACGCCCACGTGGGCCCCAAGTACTGA
- the pyk gene encoding pyruvate kinase, with translation MRRAKIVCTLGPATDSYDQIKHLVDAGMDVARFNLSHGSHAEHEERYHRVRKAADETGRSVGLLADLQGPKIRLGHFTEGPVLLERGDTFTITVEEGIEGDGRICGTTYAGLATDVTPGDRILIDDGKVCLHVTAVDGPRVHTTVREGGVISDHKGLNLPGAAVSVPALSKKDEDDLRWALRTGFDVIALSFVRSGRDIQDVHRIMDEEGRRLPVIAKIEKPQAVDTIDDIVAAFDGIMVARGDLGVEMPLEHVPIVQKRAVKLAKRNAKPVIVATQMLDSMIDNARPTRAEASDVANAVIDGTDAVMLSGETSVGKHPIETVRTMARIVEAAEEDILAKGLPPLTERNKPRTQGGAVARAAAEIGDFLGAKFLVAFTQSGDTARRLSRYRSPIPLLAFTPDQATRSQLSLTWGVETFLGPCLDSTDAMVDQVDELLLRHGRCRPGDTVVITAGSPPGVSGSTNMVRVHHIAE, from the coding sequence ATGCGCCGAGCCAAAATCGTCTGCACCCTGGGACCCGCCACCGACTCCTACGACCAGATCAAACACCTGGTCGACGCCGGAATGGACGTAGCCCGCTTCAACCTCAGCCACGGCAGCCACGCCGAACACGAGGAGCGCTACCACCGGGTCCGCAAAGCCGCCGACGAGACCGGCCGCAGCGTCGGCCTCCTCGCCGACCTCCAAGGCCCGAAAATCAGGCTCGGCCACTTCACCGAAGGACCCGTACTCCTCGAACGCGGCGACACCTTCACCATCACCGTCGAAGAAGGCATCGAAGGCGACGGCCGCATCTGCGGCACCACCTACGCCGGCCTCGCCACCGACGTCACCCCCGGCGACCGCATCCTCATCGACGACGGCAAAGTCTGCCTCCACGTCACCGCGGTCGACGGCCCCCGCGTCCACACCACCGTCCGCGAGGGCGGAGTGATCTCCGACCACAAAGGCCTCAACCTCCCCGGCGCCGCCGTCTCCGTCCCCGCCCTCTCCAAAAAGGACGAGGACGACCTCCGCTGGGCCCTGCGCACCGGATTCGACGTCATCGCCCTCTCCTTCGTCCGCTCCGGCCGCGACATCCAGGACGTCCACCGCATCATGGACGAGGAAGGCCGCCGCCTCCCCGTCATCGCCAAGATCGAAAAACCCCAGGCCGTCGACACCATCGACGACATCGTCGCCGCATTCGACGGCATCATGGTCGCCCGCGGAGACCTCGGCGTCGAAATGCCACTGGAACACGTCCCGATCGTCCAGAAGCGCGCCGTCAAACTCGCCAAGCGCAACGCCAAACCGGTCATCGTCGCCACCCAAATGCTGGACTCGATGATCGACAACGCCCGCCCGACCCGGGCGGAAGCCTCGGATGTCGCCAACGCCGTCATCGACGGCACGGACGCCGTGATGCTGTCCGGCGAGACCAGCGTCGGCAAGCACCCCATCGAGACGGTCCGCACCATGGCCCGCATCGTCGAAGCAGCGGAGGAGGACATCCTGGCGAAAGGCCTCCCACCGCTGACCGAACGCAACAAACCCCGCACCCAGGGCGGCGCGGTCGCCCGCGCGGCGGCCGAGATCGGCGACTTCCTCGGCGCCAAGTTCCTCGTCGCCTTCACCCAGTCGGGCGACACCGCCCGCCGCCTCTCCCGCTACCGCTCCCCGATCCCCCTCCTCGCCTTCACCCCCGACCAGGCGACCCGCTCACAACTCAGCCTCACCTGGGGCGTCGAGACGTTCCTCGGCCCGTGCCTCGACTCCACGGACGCGATGGTCGACCAGGTCGACGAACTGCTGCTGCGCCACGGCCGCTGCCGCCCGGGCGACACGGTCGTCATCACGGCGGGCTCCCCACCCGGCGTCTCCGGCTCGACGAACATGGTCCGGGTCCACCACATCGCGGAGTAG